A region from the Rufibacter sp. DG15C genome encodes:
- a CDS encoding T9SS type A sorting domain-containing protein → MNLGLKVLGFLVICLSLATQSSRAQTSARFQETAGPAVTANSQTLRLAWAGGFNSPQFSSIDLNQDGQQDLFVYDRSSQKVSTFLAVQANGQWQFQFAPQYHSAFPSDLKFFALLKDFNCDGAPDLFTASNQGIKVYTNTTAPSASAPSFNLTHPLLTYDGTVNLTVDSEDLPAIQDMDDDGDLDILMWEWSGGTKLEYFKNMQVEQSLPCAQLKFTKADSHWGRVTRCVGGACNNYRFNAETCPSIHHVGGSSVLALDLNADDVPDLLAGHDDCPDLVSLMNTGTVQNPKITSAERNLPPDITGNQFSVFPAAYYLDVTFDGLPDLVVAPNMTSNSHRNVDLKNSVWVYANTGTAQHPRFQSAKQPFLQDQMLDVGEGASPVLGDLDGDGDADLLIGNTALLKDGKYAASFTFYRNTGSTSEAIFELQEEDYLGLALQGLQSLKAQLLGLNQDGKLDLVYSAFHPEKSVVEFKYVLNEAPYEQDAQFDVSTAVPVTGVLFFKGDAPYYADINQDEVFDLLVGRASGALHYYKNTGTNTIPVWSLVSESLGGIGANVERKRLQVLVADLNHDRQPDLLTTDDSGLVRLYPSFQSYLEGTFPVEENLLAREGQAGNPLHLGSNVAAASADLYAGRDKTHELLFGTHAGGIRYFSPVPVPLGIEDNPDQVLAGVQLYPNPAQDFATLQSSKSIMYTLYSIAGAKVGQGKVNAHQAQQIKTAHLLAGLYLVRVTTAAGLSATLKLAVTK, encoded by the coding sequence ATGAATCTAGGGTTAAAGGTACTAGGCTTTTTGGTAATTTGTTTGTCTCTGGCCACGCAAAGCAGTCGGGCGCAAACCAGCGCGCGCTTTCAAGAAACGGCTGGCCCAGCGGTAACCGCAAATAGTCAAACGCTTCGTCTGGCCTGGGCCGGAGGATTCAACAGCCCACAGTTCTCCAGCATTGACCTAAACCAGGACGGACAGCAGGATTTGTTTGTCTATGACCGAAGCTCTCAGAAAGTCTCCACGTTTCTGGCGGTGCAGGCCAATGGTCAGTGGCAATTCCAGTTCGCGCCCCAGTACCACTCAGCGTTTCCCAGTGATTTGAAGTTCTTTGCCTTGCTCAAAGATTTCAATTGTGACGGAGCCCCAGATTTGTTCACGGCTTCTAACCAAGGCATAAAAGTATATACCAATACAACGGCACCTTCGGCCAGCGCACCCAGCTTCAACCTCACCCATCCCTTGCTGACCTATGACGGCACCGTGAACCTGACCGTGGACTCAGAAGATCTGCCGGCCATCCAGGACATGGACGATGACGGCGACCTGGATATTTTGATGTGGGAATGGTCTGGCGGCACCAAACTAGAGTATTTTAAGAACATGCAGGTAGAGCAAAGTTTGCCATGCGCGCAATTGAAATTCACGAAAGCCGACTCGCACTGGGGACGGGTAACGCGCTGCGTGGGCGGTGCCTGCAACAATTATAGATTCAACGCTGAGACGTGTCCTTCTATTCACCACGTGGGTGGCTCCAGTGTGCTGGCCTTAGACCTAAATGCAGATGATGTTCCTGATTTGTTGGCCGGTCATGACGACTGCCCAGACTTGGTGAGCTTGATGAACACAGGGACGGTGCAAAACCCTAAAATCACCAGCGCAGAACGCAACCTTCCGCCAGACATTACCGGCAACCAGTTTAGTGTTTTTCCGGCGGCGTATTACCTGGATGTCACCTTTGACGGTCTGCCAGACTTGGTGGTGGCGCCCAACATGACCAGCAACTCGCACCGAAACGTAGACTTGAAAAACTCTGTGTGGGTGTACGCCAACACCGGCACGGCCCAGCATCCAAGGTTCCAGAGCGCTAAGCAGCCCTTTTTGCAAGACCAGATGCTGGACGTAGGCGAAGGCGCCTCGCCGGTGTTAGGGGATTTGGACGGAGACGGAGACGCCGACCTGCTCATTGGTAACACTGCTCTGTTAAAAGATGGAAAATACGCCGCGTCTTTCACCTTTTACAGAAACACTGGCTCTACCTCAGAAGCCATCTTTGAACTGCAAGAAGAAGATTACCTGGGGTTGGCGTTGCAAGGACTACAAAGCCTGAAAGCCCAACTACTAGGCCTCAACCAAGACGGCAAGTTAGACTTGGTATACAGCGCCTTCCATCCTGAGAAGTCTGTGGTGGAGTTCAAATACGTCTTGAACGAAGCTCCTTATGAGCAAGACGCCCAGTTTGATGTAAGCACAGCCGTACCCGTGACGGGCGTCTTGTTCTTTAAAGGAGATGCCCCTTATTACGCAGACATTAACCAGGACGAGGTGTTTGATTTGCTTGTCGGTCGCGCTTCTGGAGCCCTGCATTATTACAAAAACACTGGCACTAATACTATACCGGTTTGGAGCCTGGTTTCTGAAAGCCTGGGGGGAATTGGAGCCAACGTAGAACGCAAACGCTTGCAAGTACTGGTGGCAGATTTAAACCATGACCGGCAGCCAGATTTGTTGACAACAGATGACAGTGGGTTGGTTAGATTGTACCCGTCTTTTCAATCGTATTTAGAGGGCACATTTCCAGTGGAGGAGAACTTGTTGGCGCGCGAAGGCCAAGCCGGCAACCCCTTGCATTTAGGAAGCAACGTTGCTGCGGCCTCTGCTGATCTGTACGCGGGCAGAGACAAAACCCATGAGCTCTTATTTGGTACTCACGCCGGTGGTATACGGTATTTCAGCCCTGTACCGGTGCCTCTGGGAATTGAGGATAATCCAGATCAGGTGCTTGCCGGGGTGCAACTTTACCCAAATCCTGCCCAGGACTTCGCTACGCTGCAATCTTCCAAATCCATCATGTATACACTCTACAGCATAGCAGGAGCAAAAGTAGGACAAGGCAAAGTGAATGCCCACCAAGCCCAGCAGATTAAAACCGCGCACCTTCTCGCAGGCCTTTATCTGGTCAGAGTGACAACTGCCGCCGGCTTATCGGCTACCTTAAAACTGGCGGTGACCAAATAG
- the rfbC gene encoding dTDP-4-dehydrorhamnose 3,5-epimerase has translation MEFKRHQLEGVVEIFPKVFEDSRGVFLETYTARMFNEVGITDNFVQDNQSISKIGVLRGLHFQKPPYAQAKLVSVFYGRVLDVIVDIRQDSPTYGQHLTCELTSEKHNILYIPEGFAHGFVALEEGTVFQYKCSNYYNKESEGGLLWNDPALGIEWDIENPLVSEKDEILPTLAQIESPF, from the coding sequence ATGGAATTTAAGAGGCACCAATTAGAAGGAGTTGTAGAAATTTTTCCCAAAGTTTTTGAAGATAGCCGTGGTGTTTTCTTAGAGACATATACTGCTCGCATGTTTAATGAAGTAGGAATCACTGACAATTTTGTACAGGATAACCAGTCTATTTCTAAGATAGGAGTCTTGCGGGGACTTCATTTTCAAAAGCCTCCTTATGCACAAGCAAAGCTGGTAAGTGTCTTCTATGGAAGGGTGTTAGATGTTATTGTAGACATTCGGCAAGACTCTCCCACATATGGCCAACATCTTACATGTGAGCTTACTTCTGAAAAACATAATATTCTATATATACCAGAAGGGTTTGCACACGGCTTTGTAGCGTTGGAGGAAGGAACGGTTTTCCAATACAAGTGTAGCAATTACTACAACAAAGAATCAGAAGGCGGACTGCTTTGGAATGATCCTGCTCTAGGCATAGAGTGGGACATTGAGAACCCGTTAGTGTCTGAGAAGGACGAAATCCTGCCAACATTAGCCCAGATAGAATCTCCATTCTAA
- a CDS encoding 5'(3')-deoxyribonucleotidase produces MLKIAIDMDEVMADPIGKFIELYNRDCELQLTLEALHGKEVHEAVPAEHSAKVWEYINAEGFFRDLQVIPDSQEVIKALTQKYEVFIVSAGMEFRNSLIDKFDWLQDHFPFIGWQNYVLCGDKSIIGADIMIDDRIKNLRTFSGERKLLFTSTHNVHITEFERVNTWKEVAEKLL; encoded by the coding sequence ATGCTGAAGATAGCCATAGATATGGATGAGGTCATGGCCGACCCCATCGGCAAGTTTATTGAATTGTACAACCGGGACTGCGAACTGCAACTGACCCTGGAGGCGCTCCATGGCAAGGAAGTGCATGAGGCGGTGCCGGCAGAACATTCGGCTAAGGTTTGGGAGTACATCAACGCCGAAGGATTCTTTAGGGACCTACAGGTAATCCCCGATAGCCAGGAAGTCATCAAGGCCCTGACCCAGAAATACGAGGTCTTCATTGTGAGCGCCGGCATGGAGTTTAGAAACTCACTCATTGACAAGTTTGACTGGCTACAGGACCATTTCCCGTTCATCGGCTGGCAAAACTACGTCCTCTGCGGCGACAAATCCATCATCGGGGCCGACATCATGATTGACGACCGCATCAAGAACCTCCGTACGTTCTCTGGTGAGCGCAAGCTATTGTTCACCTCAACGCATAACGTCCACATCACCGAGTTTGAACGGGTGAACACCTGGAAGGAAGTAGCGGAGAAACTGCTGTAA
- the murF gene encoding UDP-N-acetylmuramoyl-tripeptide--D-alanyl-D-alanine ligase, whose translation MAELVETLYQKYLECRKVSTDSRAEQDNTLFFALDGPNFKGSVFAEPALAKGARYAVVQDPTVTGPNIIQVPDTLKALQALALHHRQQLSIPFIGITGSNGKTTTKELINAVLSQKYNVLCTKGNLNNHIGVPLTVLSIQPEHELAIIEMGANHPGDIAELCSYALPTHGIITNIGKAHLEGFGSLEGVARTKSELYLHLANVDGTVFVNTANEHLMRMSRRIEKKVTYYGPQDDYSAELLQAAPQVIYRAANGESVHTHLMGSYNFENMAAAACIGQYFGVPHEQINAAIAGYVPTNNRSQIVRKDTNTILLDAYNANPSSMALSVSNFAQMEGDQKVVILGDMRELGQESEAEHRLLGEQLAQQNFSQVFLCGHEMRYAAEVNPDFRYFAEKSALEIWLKDHPIRNSHVLVKGSRGIGLETVVDLL comes from the coding sequence ATGGCGGAGCTAGTAGAAACCCTTTACCAAAAATACCTGGAGTGCCGGAAAGTAAGCACAGATTCGCGCGCCGAGCAAGACAACACGCTCTTCTTTGCTCTGGACGGACCCAACTTTAAAGGCAGCGTCTTCGCCGAGCCCGCCTTGGCCAAAGGCGCCCGCTACGCCGTGGTACAAGACCCAACTGTGACCGGTCCCAACATCATCCAAGTCCCCGACACCTTGAAGGCATTGCAGGCCTTGGCTTTGCACCATAGACAGCAGCTCTCCATTCCATTCATAGGTATTACGGGTTCTAACGGAAAAACCACCACCAAGGAGCTCATCAATGCGGTGCTCAGCCAGAAATACAACGTACTCTGCACCAAGGGAAACCTCAACAACCACATAGGCGTGCCCTTGACCGTATTGAGCATACAGCCCGAGCATGAGTTGGCCATCATAGAGATGGGCGCCAACCACCCTGGTGACATCGCCGAACTCTGCTCCTACGCCCTGCCCACGCACGGCATCATCACCAACATTGGCAAGGCGCATTTAGAGGGTTTTGGCAGTCTGGAGGGCGTGGCCCGTACCAAGAGCGAACTGTACCTGCATCTGGCCAACGTGGACGGCACCGTGTTTGTGAACACCGCCAATGAGCACCTGATGCGCATGAGCCGCCGCATAGAAAAGAAAGTAACCTATTACGGCCCGCAGGATGACTATTCTGCGGAATTACTGCAAGCCGCCCCACAAGTAATTTACCGCGCCGCCAACGGAGAGTCGGTCCATACACACTTGATGGGATCGTATAACTTTGAAAACATGGCCGCCGCCGCCTGCATTGGCCAATACTTTGGCGTGCCCCATGAGCAAATCAATGCCGCCATTGCGGGCTATGTGCCTACTAACAACCGCTCGCAGATTGTGCGCAAAGACACCAACACTATTCTATTGGACGCCTACAACGCCAACCCCAGTTCCATGGCCTTGTCGGTCTCCAACTTCGCGCAGATGGAAGGCGACCAGAAAGTAGTCATCCTAGGGGACATGCGCGAACTGGGTCAGGAAAGTGAAGCCGAGCATAGATTACTAGGCGAGCAACTAGCTCAACAAAACTTCAGCCAAGTTTTCCTTTGCGGGCATGAGATGCGCTACGCCGCCGAGGTGAACCCAGACTTTAGGTACTTCGCTGAGAAAAGCGCGCTGGAGATATGGCTCAAAGACCATCCCATCCGCAACAGCCACGTCTTGGTGAAAGGCTCCCGCGGCATTGGGCTAGAGACGGTGGTTGATTTGCTATAG
- a CDS encoding pyridoxal phosphate-dependent aminotransferase, whose protein sequence is MTALSLQSKLPHVGTTIFTTMSQLALQHNAINLAQGFPDFNCPDGLMDLVTEAMRQGHNQYAPSAGIPALRQKISQKTQQLYGYLPNPDTEVTVTSGATEALFAAIAAVVQPGDEVLVVEPCYDSYVPAIELSGGVPVYVSLTYPDFALDWQQIEDKLTPKTKLLLLNSPHNPTGAVWQQEDLDALARLVEKHSFLILSDEVYEHMVFDGKPHLSLLSVPALAERAFVISSFGKTYHTTGWKVGYCIAPSALTVEFRKVHQYLTFSTATPFQHALAAFLDNQEHYLTLPAFYQQKRDLFTQLLQPSKFELIPCAGTYFQLARYSSISDKPDVEFAQWLTQEVGVATIPISVFYHDHTDHRLVRFCFAKKEETLISAAERLCQL, encoded by the coding sequence ATGACCGCTCTTTCTCTCCAAAGCAAGCTACCCCACGTAGGCACCACCATCTTCACCACCATGTCGCAGCTAGCCCTGCAGCACAACGCCATCAACCTGGCCCAAGGCTTCCCGGACTTTAACTGCCCCGACGGACTGATGGACCTGGTCACGGAGGCCATGCGCCAAGGCCACAACCAGTACGCGCCCAGTGCCGGCATACCTGCTTTGCGTCAGAAAATCAGTCAGAAAACGCAGCAGCTGTACGGCTACCTGCCCAACCCAGACACGGAGGTCACCGTCACGTCTGGCGCCACCGAGGCCCTGTTTGCCGCCATTGCCGCCGTGGTCCAGCCCGGCGACGAGGTGCTGGTAGTGGAGCCGTGCTACGACTCCTATGTGCCTGCCATTGAGTTGAGCGGCGGCGTGCCGGTGTATGTGTCTCTGACGTATCCAGATTTTGCCCTGGACTGGCAGCAGATTGAAGACAAGCTCACGCCCAAGACCAAGCTGCTACTCTTGAATTCGCCGCACAACCCAACGGGTGCCGTCTGGCAACAAGAGGATTTGGATGCGTTAGCCCGGTTGGTAGAGAAGCATTCGTTCCTGATTCTGAGCGATGAGGTCTACGAGCACATGGTCTTTGACGGCAAACCGCATTTAAGCCTTCTGTCAGTGCCGGCCCTGGCGGAAAGGGCGTTTGTGATTTCGTCCTTCGGGAAGACGTACCATACCACCGGCTGGAAAGTGGGCTACTGTATTGCCCCGTCCGCACTTACCGTGGAGTTCAGGAAAGTGCACCAGTACCTTACCTTCAGCACGGCCACACCGTTCCAGCATGCGCTGGCCGCTTTCTTAGACAACCAGGAACATTACCTTACGCTACCAGCTTTTTACCAACAGAAACGCGACCTGTTCACCCAGTTGCTGCAGCCGTCCAAATTTGAGCTGATTCCCTGCGCCGGCACCTATTTCCAGTTGGCGCGCTACTCTTCTATTTCTGACAAGCCAGATGTGGAATTCGCCCAATGGCTAACCCAGGAAGTGGGCGTGGCCACCATCCCCATCTCCGTCTTTTACCATGACCACACCGACCACCGTTTAGTGCGCTTCTGCTTCGCTAAAAAAGAAGAAACGCTAATATCTGCGGCTGAGCGTTTGTGCCAGTTATGA
- a CDS encoding uracil-DNA glycosylase family protein, whose translation MLQDLLTQIRACQLCAAHLPHGPRPVLRASSTAKLMIVGQAPGTKVHASGIPWDDQSGKRLRQWMGLTPKEFYDEANIAIVPTGFCFPGTGKSGDLPPRPECFQHWHPQLLPMLPNVQLTLLIGGYAQKAFLQERAKATLTQTVEAWQDYLPRYLPLAHPSPRNIAWFKRHPWYEQEMVPTLQEMVQTVLRG comes from the coding sequence ATGTTGCAAGACCTCCTCACCCAGATACGCGCCTGCCAACTGTGTGCCGCGCATTTACCACATGGGCCCAGACCCGTTTTAAGAGCCTCCTCCACCGCAAAGTTGATGATAGTGGGCCAGGCGCCCGGCACCAAAGTGCACGCCTCGGGCATTCCCTGGGATGACCAGAGCGGCAAGCGCCTGCGCCAATGGATGGGCCTCACGCCAAAGGAATTCTATGACGAGGCCAACATCGCCATTGTGCCCACCGGTTTCTGCTTTCCGGGCACCGGGAAGTCTGGTGATTTACCGCCGCGGCCAGAGTGTTTCCAGCACTGGCATCCGCAGTTGTTGCCTATGTTGCCCAACGTGCAACTCACGCTCTTGATTGGCGGTTATGCCCAGAAAGCCTTCTTGCAGGAACGGGCCAAAGCCACCCTCACCCAGACCGTGGAAGCCTGGCAAGACTACCTGCCCCGGTACCTGCCTTTGGCCCATCCTTCGCCCAGGAACATTGCCTGGTTCAAGCGCCACCCGTGGTATGAGCAGGAGATGGTTCCCACCTTGCAGGAAATGGTGCAGACCGTCTTGAGAGGATAG
- a CDS encoding amidohydrolase, with translation MKMVSDLRVSLIQADLLWHDAAANRAKLEKKITQLPETDLVILPEMFTTGFSMEAAELAEEMIGDSVAWMRRMAQQTDAVVMGSLIIQELGKYYNRLLWMRPDGTHAQYDKRHLFRMAGETEVYTAGQERLIVEVKGWKICPMVCYDLRFPVWARNTPVAYDVLIYIASWPDRRRFAWTTLLQARAIENLTYTIGVNRVGTDAKGHYYSGDSAAYDLLGATLFHTEHQEAVATVTLSRAHLEETRAKLPWHLDADTFQLKD, from the coding sequence ATGAAAATGGTGTCTGACCTGCGCGTTTCCCTTATCCAAGCTGATTTACTCTGGCATGACGCGGCCGCCAACCGGGCCAAACTGGAGAAGAAAATCACTCAGCTCCCCGAAACGGATTTGGTTATTTTGCCCGAGATGTTCACCACTGGTTTCAGCATGGAGGCGGCAGAGCTGGCCGAGGAAATGATCGGCGACTCGGTGGCTTGGATGCGGCGCATGGCTCAACAGACGGATGCCGTGGTCATGGGCAGCCTCATCATCCAGGAGCTCGGAAAATACTACAACCGTCTTCTCTGGATGCGCCCAGACGGCACCCACGCGCAGTATGACAAGCGCCATCTGTTCCGGATGGCGGGTGAGACCGAGGTGTACACCGCCGGTCAGGAACGACTGATTGTGGAGGTGAAAGGCTGGAAAATCTGCCCCATGGTGTGCTACGATTTGCGTTTCCCGGTATGGGCGCGCAACACGCCCGTGGCCTATGACGTGCTCATTTACATTGCCAGCTGGCCAGACCGCCGCCGCTTCGCCTGGACTACCCTGCTCCAAGCACGTGCCATTGAAAACCTGACCTATACCATAGGCGTGAACCGCGTGGGCACCGATGCCAAGGGACATTACTATTCCGGGGACTCCGCCGCCTATGATTTATTGGGCGCCACCCTTTTCCACACCGAGCATCAGGAAGCCGTAGCAACCGTCACCCTGTCCAGAGCCCATTTAGAGGAAACCAGAGCCAAACTGCCCTGGCATCTGGACGCAGACACTTTTCAGTTGAAGGATTGA
- a CDS encoding response regulator, giving the protein MKRLNLILLVDDDETTNYLNKRLLNNLDAAERIEVATNGEEALKFLQTNHDAGHPNPELILLDIKMPVMDGFEFLEEYEHLPQELKNCVLVMMLTSSASFYDLERLKQYNAVQRHISKPLQEAHILEIMETYFPEK; this is encoded by the coding sequence ATGAAACGGCTTAATCTCATATTACTGGTGGATGATGATGAAACCACTAATTACCTCAACAAGCGGCTCCTGAACAATCTGGATGCCGCTGAGCGCATTGAGGTGGCCACCAACGGAGAGGAAGCCCTCAAGTTTCTACAAACCAACCATGACGCTGGCCACCCCAACCCAGAATTGATTCTACTGGACATCAAGATGCCGGTCATGGACGGGTTTGAGTTTCTGGAGGAGTATGAACACCTTCCGCAGGAATTAAAGAACTGCGTGTTGGTGATGATGCTTACGTCCTCTGCCAGCTTCTATGACCTGGAGCGCTTAAAACAATACAATGCCGTACAGCGCCATATTTCTAAGCCCCTGCAAGAGGCCCACATCCTTGAGATCATGGAGACGTATTTCCCAGAAAAATAG